Proteins encoded in a region of the Vicia villosa cultivar HV-30 ecotype Madison, WI linkage group LG5, Vvil1.0, whole genome shotgun sequence genome:
- the LOC131607964 gene encoding uncharacterized protein LOC131607964: MAGYRWIRPEVYPLFAAIGTVVGICGMQLVRNICTNPEVRVNKANRKAGVLENYAEGEGYAEHRLRKFLRTRPPQVMPSVNKFFSDPDLE; the protein is encoded by the exons ATGGCAGGTTACAGATGGATAAGGCCCGAG GTATATCCACTATTTGCTGCTATTGGTACTGTTGTTGGAATATGTGGCATGCAACTTGTTAGGAATATATGCACCAATCCTGAAGTCag GGTTAACAAAGCTAACAGGAAAGCTGGTGTGCTTGAGAACTATGCTGAGGGTGAGGGATATGCTGAACACAGACTCAGAAAATTTCTACGCACCAGGCCACCTCAGGTTATGCCGTCTGTCAACAAGTTCTTCTCTGATCCTGATTTGGAATGA